A window of Strix aluco isolate bStrAlu1 chromosome 2, bStrAlu1.hap1, whole genome shotgun sequence contains these coding sequences:
- the LOC141919997 gene encoding delta-sarcoglycan-like — translation MRNADSAVPSWAALFLLILTHLITGPQAVEAHSQKFEVKTLSGKLLFSADDNKVVVGAERLRVLGAEGTVFPKSIETPNVRADPFKELRLESPMHALVMEAPKGIEINAEAGSLKAMCRTELRLESKDGEITLDSAKIKLPDLPQGSSSSTGSRQKIYELCVCPSGRLFLSQAGTSSTCQINTSVCL, via the exons ATGAGGAATGCAGACAGTGCAG TTCCATCATGGGCTGCTTTATTCTTACTCATCCTTACTCACCTTATAACAGGTCCCCAAGCAGTGGAAGCACACAGCCAAAAATTTGAGGTGAAAACCCTCTCTGGaaaattgctgttttctgcagatgaCAACAAAGTGGTGGTTGGAGCAGAGAGGTTGAGAGTTTTAGGAGCAGAAGGCACAGTGTTCCCTAAATCTATAGAAACTCCCAATGTCAGGGCAGACCCCTTCAAGGAACTAAGACTGGAGTCACCTATGCATGCACTGGTGATGGAGGCTCCAAAAGGCATCGAGATCAACGCTGAGGCCGGCAGCTTGAAAGCCATGTGCAGGACAGAGCTCAGGCTGGAATCCAAAGATGGAGAGATAACGTTGGATTCTGCAAAAATCAAACTACCTGATTTGCCTCAAGGATCTTCCTCTTCTACAGGGTCCAGGCAAAAAATCTACGAGCTCTGTGTGTGTCCCAGTGGGAGGTTATTTCTGTCTCAGGCAGGCACTAGCTCAACCTGCCAGATAAATACGAGCGTCTGCCTTTGA